TCAGGGTATCTTAGTAAAAAGTACAGCATGGCTCTTGCTGCAGGACCCTTGCCATTTTCGGGCTCAAATAAGCCATTTTCGGCCATCCCGCAGGTTTTTTTAACTCGTTTGATGGAGAAATCTTCAGGATTATAATCGGCAAAGTCGTAATAAGGGAAATTACTTCTAATCGAATTACAAACAGGATCGCAGGTAAATAAATGATGGAGGTCACCGCGCATAGGTTCTTGTTCATTAAACCAGGACTGTGGAACGACGTGCTCACAGTTATATTTAAAGTTTTTTTCAATTTTATTAAGGAGTGAATCAATTGGTTCATGAACTGGATTAGCAGTAGCTTCAATTTCGCGGATACGTTTTAAAGAAGTGTCAAAATCCTCTTGTATAATCTCTATTGCTTGTCTGGTTTCTCCAGAATATATACTAGTAAGAGTCCCGTCAGGACGCAAATCAACCCATGGATACACATACTCAATGGGATCATAAGGTATCTGATTGGTATGTGTTACTTGTAACAGATGTTTGAGTGCAGAAATAACATGACTGGTATTAGAGTCTTCAAAGTCGATGTTTTCATAGTATTGTTCGATTGCAGTATTATTTTTCTCCTCATCGAAGTAGACAGTCTGATCTTCCTTTATTTTCGTTGTAGTTCGTGCAAGCTGAGAAAAAATTTGATCAAGACGTTGGTGATTGCTAATCTTTGAAAGAAATTTCATCTCTTGCTGCTTTGTTAATGCAATCATTGAGACCCCTCCTTATACATATTGAATTAACAGTGTTATTAATAAAGATGAAGCCCTCATTAAACAAAGAGAAGGCTTCATGCTGTTCTATCAAAACTATTCTTCTGTTTCAGTTTCTGTTTCTTCTTGTTCAGTTGTATCTTCCGCAGTATTTGGTTCCTCTTCTTCTCCAGATGCGCATCCGAATAATACTCCAGTGGAAAGGATGGCAGCGAGCATAGCTGATGTTGATTTCTTAAGTTTCAACATAATCACCTCTCTAACCATTTTGGATTCGCTACCCATTGTAATTTGAAATTATTAATTTAATATGAAATAAATGTAAATTATAGGATGAACACCCATTATTGATACTTTTTTCCTATTAATTACAAAAACTATGGACGACAGGATTATTAAAGCTGAATCTTTTTGGGATTAACGGAACCTATGTCCGCTTAAACCAATCCTGAGGTAGTTACAGATTTCTAACGGACACTAGTTCCGTTATTTGTGTCAAAACGGGCGATTTCTGAAATTTTAGGACACTGGTTCCGTTATATTGCTGAATTACGGCGATTTTTTGATGATTTTGGGTAAATAACGGATTTGATGTCCTATCCTATCAATAAAACTGAGTTTTTAAGCGAAATAACGGAACTTATGTCCGTACTCACTAGTATTTTGGAGCACACAAGCATTCTATCGGACACCAGTTCTGTTAATTTGCAAAAACACAGCTCGTATTTCTTTTATATAGGATAGATCAACCAAATAGTAGAGATTATACCTTTGAATTACCCCTTTTTATTAAAGTAAAAACCTTATTAGGTGGCTATTC
This genomic stretch from Bacillus oleivorans harbors:
- a CDS encoding endonuclease I family protein — its product is MIALTKQQEMKFLSKISNHQRLDQIFSQLARTTTKIKEDQTVYFDEEKNNTAIEQYYENIDFEDSNTSHVISALKHLLQVTHTNQIPYDPIEYVYPWVDLRPDGTLTSIYSGETRQAIEIIQEDFDTSLKRIREIEATANPVHEPIDSLLNKIEKNFKYNCEHVVPQSWFNEQEPMRGDLHHLFTCDPVCNSIRSNFPYYDFADYNPEDFSIKRVKKTCGMAENGLFEPENGKGPAARAMLYFLLRYPDQIEPSFREKVDINLLLAWHQEFPPDLYEKHRNQAIYEIQGNRNPFIDFPEKMREISLLEL